In Hymenobacter sublimis, a single genomic region encodes these proteins:
- a CDS encoding L-lactate MFS transporter, whose amino-acid sequence MANNSLLDRSRTVAGPGYNRWLVPPAALAIHLAIGQAYAFSVFKKPLGSLISGNPDAPAPTDWTPAQLGIIFSIAIVLLGLSAAVFGKWLERVGPRKAMLASALCFGGGFFIAALGVHLHSLWLVYFGYGFVGGIGLGIGYISPVSTLIKWFPDRRGVATGMAIMGFGGGAMIGSPLAVALMDRFKDSAPQGVAPTFIVMGLIYLLFMQFGVWTIRVPADDWKPAGYTPSTEHNALITSGNVTADNAIKTPQFWLLWVVLCMNVTAGIGVLESASPLIQEAFSDKNLGAGRGVTAAAAAGFVGLLSLFNLLGRFFWSSASDKLGRKTTYAIYFGLGILLYALVPTLGASASLALFVVVCCVILSMYGGGFATIPAYLSDLFGKMQVGAIHGRLLTAWSTAGVLGPLIVNYLHSSAKEQNLEGAAAYQSVFYTMAGVLVIGLIANFLVRPVAEKYFEKEAAPQKAVA is encoded by the coding sequence ATGGCAAACAATTCTTTACTTGACCGCAGCCGCACTGTTGCTGGCCCTGGCTACAATCGGTGGCTAGTGCCGCCGGCAGCCCTGGCCATTCACCTTGCTATTGGGCAGGCGTATGCGTTCAGCGTGTTTAAAAAGCCGCTGGGCTCCCTCATCAGCGGCAATCCGGATGCCCCAGCCCCGACCGACTGGACCCCGGCGCAGCTTGGCATCATCTTCTCCATTGCCATCGTGCTGCTGGGCTTATCGGCAGCTGTATTTGGGAAATGGCTGGAGCGGGTTGGTCCTCGCAAAGCCATGCTGGCGTCGGCCTTGTGCTTTGGCGGCGGCTTTTTCATTGCGGCGCTGGGTGTGCATCTGCACAGCCTCTGGCTGGTGTATTTCGGGTATGGATTCGTGGGCGGTATTGGCCTTGGCATCGGCTACATTTCGCCGGTGAGCACGCTTATCAAATGGTTTCCCGACCGGCGGGGGGTAGCTACCGGCATGGCCATTATGGGCTTTGGCGGCGGAGCTATGATTGGCTCTCCTCTGGCCGTGGCCTTGATGGACCGTTTCAAGGACTCGGCACCCCAGGGCGTAGCTCCCACTTTCATCGTTATGGGCCTTATCTACCTGCTGTTCATGCAGTTTGGCGTCTGGACCATTCGGGTGCCCGCCGACGACTGGAAGCCGGCCGGCTACACGCCGTCTACGGAACACAACGCCCTCATTACCAGCGGCAACGTCACGGCCGACAACGCCATTAAAACACCGCAGTTCTGGCTGCTGTGGGTGGTGCTGTGCATGAACGTAACCGCCGGCATTGGCGTGCTGGAATCGGCGTCTCCTCTTATTCAGGAAGCCTTTTCCGATAAAAACCTGGGCGCTGGTCGGGGCGTAACAGCGGCGGCGGCGGCCGGCTTTGTGGGCCTGCTGAGCTTGTTCAACCTGCTGGGCCGCTTTTTCTGGTCGTCGGCTTCTGATAAGCTAGGCCGCAAAACCACGTACGCCATTTATTTTGGGCTGGGGATTTTACTGTATGCCCTGGTGCCCACGTTGGGCGCCAGCGCCTCACTGGCGCTGTTTGTGGTTGTGTGCTGCGTTATTCTGAGCATGTATGGCGGCGGGTTTGCTACCATCCCGGCTTACTTATCCGACTTGTTCGGTAAAATGCAGGTAGGCGCTATTCATGGCCGGTTGCTTACCGCCTGGAGCACCGCCGGCGTGCTGGGCCCTCTGATTGTTAACTACCTGCATAGCAGCGCCAAAGAGCAGAATTTGGAAGGCGCCGCCGCCTATCAGTCGGTGTTCTATACCATGGCCGGCGTGCTGGTTATCGGTCTGATTGCCAACTTCCTGGTGCGGCCCGTTGCGGAGAAGTATTTCGAAAAGGAAGCAGCCCCGCAAAAGGCTGTGGCCTAG
- a CDS encoding MFS transporter small subunit yields the protein MEPTVNRTATPEPSSGAALGIAWLFVGIPLAWGVAQTFIKALALFK from the coding sequence ATGGAACCTACCGTAAATCGTACCGCTACCCCCGAGCCTTCTTCGGGAGCAGCCCTGGGCATTGCCTGGCTATTTGTGGGCATCCCGCTGGCCTGGGGCGTTGCCCAAACCTTTATCAAAGCCCTGGCGCTGTTCAAGTAG
- a CDS encoding putative signal transducing protein: MPPDSSAPANIVLLESFRDVITAHLAKNQLDAAGIPCFLGNENRPYGPVLGAVRLFVRAPDVAAAHEVLHAQRAPMHAMPPEPAEEPAAGTRRCPRCHHADVVCRHQPQPTDNLFVKLRLWLQAPEKPQCHCFTCGLEFEAE, from the coding sequence ATGCCCCCGGATTCTTCCGCTCCTGCCAACATTGTCCTGCTCGAATCGTTTCGGGATGTTATTACCGCGCATTTAGCTAAAAATCAGCTTGATGCCGCTGGCATTCCTTGCTTTCTGGGCAACGAAAACCGGCCTTATGGGCCCGTGCTGGGAGCGGTGCGCCTATTCGTGCGGGCCCCGGACGTAGCGGCTGCCCACGAAGTACTGCACGCCCAACGGGCCCCCATGCATGCCATGCCCCCCGAGCCGGCAGAAGAGCCAGCCGCCGGCACCCGGCGCTGCCCCCGCTGCCACCATGCCGACGTAGTCTGCCGCCACCAGCCCCAGCCCACCGACAACCTTTTCGTGAAGCTGCGCCTCTGGCTTCAGGCCCCCGAAAAGCCCCAGTGTCATTGCTTTACCTGCGGGCTGGAGTTCGAGGCAGAATAA
- a CDS encoding fatty acid desaturase family protein, with translation MSASLKFTNANRSLFFATVRQRVDAYFQLHQLSRHANRAMWGKTILFLVSFVGLYALILSGLLGPWGMLVAAGLLGATNAFIGFNICHDALHGAFSANKRVNKGLGLLFNLLGASPYVWGITHNLVHHTYTNIPGHDEDIEVAPGLVRLSEDEPVRPWQRFQHFYAFALYGLASLSWVLRKDYVKFFQAKIGEHVANHPRKEYVNLFLYKALYYVLFIVLPLVFLPITWWQFLLGFLTMHFVEGLVLGLVFQLAHVVEGTAFPLPDAQGEMQEAWAVHQLQTTANFSPTSKLASFFCGGLNRQIEHHLFPRICHIHYPALSVIVRNTAQEFGLPYLENASFWGALQSHYRILYKLGRASA, from the coding sequence ATGAGTGCTTCGCTTAAATTCACGAACGCCAACCGTTCACTTTTCTTTGCCACAGTTCGCCAGCGGGTGGATGCTTACTTTCAGCTTCACCAGCTTTCCCGGCATGCCAACCGGGCCATGTGGGGAAAAACCATTCTGTTTCTGGTCAGCTTTGTGGGGCTGTACGCACTCATTCTATCCGGCTTGCTAGGCCCCTGGGGCATGCTGGTTGCGGCCGGACTGTTGGGAGCCACCAATGCCTTCATCGGCTTCAATATCTGCCACGATGCCCTGCACGGAGCTTTTTCAGCTAACAAGCGCGTAAACAAGGGCTTGGGCCTGCTCTTCAATTTGCTGGGGGCCAGCCCCTACGTGTGGGGCATTACCCACAACCTGGTGCACCATACCTACACCAACATTCCCGGCCACGACGAAGATATTGAGGTAGCGCCCGGTCTGGTGCGTTTGTCGGAGGACGAGCCCGTACGCCCTTGGCAACGGTTTCAGCACTTCTACGCCTTTGCCCTGTACGGGCTGGCGTCGTTGTCGTGGGTGCTGCGCAAGGACTACGTTAAGTTTTTTCAGGCAAAGATTGGGGAGCATGTCGCCAATCATCCCCGCAAGGAATACGTGAACCTATTCCTGTATAAGGCCCTGTACTACGTCTTATTCATTGTTTTGCCGCTGGTGTTCCTCCCTATTACCTGGTGGCAGTTTCTGCTGGGCTTTCTAACCATGCACTTCGTGGAAGGGCTGGTGCTGGGCTTGGTTTTTCAGCTGGCGCACGTGGTAGAAGGTACCGCTTTCCCGCTGCCCGACGCGCAAGGCGAAATGCAGGAAGCGTGGGCCGTGCACCAGCTCCAAACCACGGCCAACTTTTCGCCTACCAGCAAGCTGGCCAGTTTTTTCTGCGGGGGTCTGAACCGGCAAATTGAGCATCACCTATTTCCGCGCATTTGTCACATTCACTACCCTGCCCTGTCGGTGATTGTCCGCAACACGGCCCAGGAGTTCGGCTTGCCCTACCTGGAAAACGCTTCGTTCTGGGGCGCGCTTCAGTCCCACTACCGCATCCTGTACAAGTTGGGCCGGGCCAGTGCCTAG